One window of Phycisphaeraceae bacterium genomic DNA carries:
- a CDS encoding cobalamin B12-binding domain-containing protein yields MDGINATSEQFFEALLDGDRAQARRFLAQSLANVREPQDLVPSLFWPVYQRIESLFRLDQITKLQHHAATRLLRVMVDQASANFLRCDPNGQQVLAFCGPEDADELGAQMAVDMMEAAGFTIRFAGSGIAIDEILAQVQSTKPDLLVLFASAPGDLPHTRELIDTIHEIGACPNLRIVVGGGVYNRAEGLAEEIGADGMAEDPIELVELLCMGVPQADRSDRAPRRTVRKAA; encoded by the coding sequence ATGGACGGTATAAACGCGACGTCAGAACAGTTCTTTGAGGCACTGCTGGATGGCGATCGGGCCCAGGCCCGTCGATTTCTGGCCCAGTCGCTCGCAAATGTGCGCGAGCCACAGGACCTCGTTCCTTCCCTCTTCTGGCCGGTATACCAGAGGATTGAATCACTCTTCCGGCTTGACCAGATAACCAAGCTTCAGCATCATGCCGCAACTCGGCTGCTGCGAGTCATGGTCGATCAGGCATCTGCCAACTTCCTCCGCTGTGATCCGAATGGCCAGCAGGTACTCGCCTTCTGCGGCCCCGAAGATGCGGACGAACTCGGCGCCCAGATGGCAGTCGATATGATGGAAGCTGCAGGATTTACCATCCGATTCGCTGGAAGCGGTATCGCGATTGACGAGATACTGGCCCAAGTGCAATCAACAAAGCCTGATCTGCTGGTCCTATTCGCATCCGCACCAGGCGACCTCCCTCATACACGGGAGTTAATCGACACAATCCATGAGATCGGCGCGTGCCCGAATCTGCGAATCGTGGTTGGGGGCGGTGTGTACAACCGCGCTGAGGGACTCGCTGAGGAGATCGGAGCCGATGGCATGGCCGAGGACCCGATTGAGTTGGTGGAACTCCTGTGCATGGGTGTGCCACAAGCCGACCGAAGC